One segment of Candidatus Methylomirabilota bacterium DNA contains the following:
- a CDS encoding UDP-3-O-[3-hydroxymyristoyl] N-acetylglucosamine deacetylase: protein MIVSHQRTLQRIIICDGIGLHTGQPVKMTLRPAPSNSGVVFKRTDLSLAPTIEAVPAHIVDVHHATTIGKDGVTVRTIEHLMAALAGTGLDNVLVELDGPEVPAMDGSAAPFVELIGRVGLKRQMTARTYLKIKERLVVETDRSSIQIVPSERLQVIYTMRFDHPTLGEQSAAFDITRERFAKEIAPCRTYGFLKDIEELHRRNLGLGGSFDNAIVIGDSGVLNGDLRFRDELVRHKVLDLLGDLYLLGQPVVGTIIAHGAGHYLHTRLVREIQRHLDLEHLATARSGVIERWARPLLQPERSLEVAPS from the coding sequence ATAATTGTGAGCCATCAGCGAACGCTTCAGAGGATCATCATCTGCGATGGGATCGGGCTGCATACCGGCCAGCCGGTCAAGATGACGCTTCGTCCCGCGCCATCGAATTCCGGTGTTGTGTTCAAGCGCACCGACCTTTCCCTTGCGCCGACCATCGAGGCCGTCCCCGCGCACATCGTCGACGTCCATCATGCAACGACGATCGGCAAGGACGGCGTCACGGTCAGGACGATCGAGCACCTGATGGCGGCGCTCGCAGGAACCGGACTGGACAACGTCCTGGTCGAGCTCGACGGTCCGGAGGTACCGGCCATGGACGGCAGCGCCGCACCGTTTGTCGAGTTGATCGGGAGGGTCGGCCTGAAGCGACAGATGACGGCCAGGACCTACCTCAAGATCAAAGAGCGGTTGGTGGTCGAGACCGATCGTTCGAGTATTCAGATTGTGCCGTCGGAACGTCTGCAGGTCATCTATACCATGCGCTTTGATCACCCGACCTTGGGGGAGCAGTCGGCCGCCTTCGACATTACCCGGGAACGATTCGCCAAAGAGATTGCGCCGTGCCGGACCTACGGCTTCCTCAAAGACATCGAAGAGCTGCATCGCCGCAACCTGGGGCTGGGCGGATCGTTCGACAACGCCATCGTCATCGGCGACAGCGGGGTCCTGAACGGCGATCTCCGCTTCAGGGACGAATTGGTCCGCCATAAGGTCCTCGACCTGTTGGGGGATCTGTATCTGCTGGGCCAGCCGGTCGTCGGAACCATTATCGCACACGGGGCGGGCCACTACCTGCACACCAGGCTTGTACGGGAGATCCAGCGTCACCTGGATCTGGAACATCTGGCCACGGCCCGCAGCGGCGTGATTGAGCGATGGGCCAGGCCGCTTCTACAGCCGGAACGGTCCCTCGAGGTCGCCCCCTCGTAA
- a CDS encoding DNA polymerase/3'-5' exonuclease PolX: MRNLEVARLFHEIADLLEIKDDNVFKIRAYRRAAMNLEALTEAIEAVAARGGLAEIAGIGKDLAAKIRQALETGRIDYLEELRAEIPRGVVELMAIPGVGPKTAALLFHRLQVDSVERLEALARQGALLGLPGIKQKTVDNILKGIHVVKAGRERMPLGRALPLARELVQILETLPDVRQISLAGSLRRMRETVKDCDLLATSTHPAKVMAVFTSLPQVAEVLLQGDTKATIRHREGIQVDLRVVEPDCFGAALQYFTGSKAHNIRVRELAVRKGLKVSEYGVFKEATGRRIAGASEEEVYLAVGLPYIPPELREDGGEIEAALDGRLPNLLELRHIRGDLHAHTDWTDGHHPLEALIEAAQRKGYEYIIVSDHSHAATVAGGISEARLLEQIGQIRTLRKKYTTIRILAGSECDILADGSLDFPDRVLAQLDIVVCAIHSRFKQDRAGMTARIVKALSNPYAHIFAHPTGRLIGERDPYDVDLEAVMAAARQHGKALEINAQPSRLDLNDHHARRAKELGVKLAISTDTHLLDQLDNMALGVAVARRGWIERSDVINAWPADTLLAWARKDRPRVA; the protein is encoded by the coding sequence ATGAGAAACCTCGAAGTCGCCAGGCTGTTTCACGAGATCGCCGACCTGCTGGAGATCAAGGACGACAACGTCTTCAAGATCCGGGCCTACCGCCGCGCGGCCATGAACCTGGAGGCCTTGACCGAGGCGATCGAGGCGGTGGCGGCCCGCGGCGGCCTGGCCGAGATCGCGGGAATCGGCAAGGACCTCGCGGCCAAGATCCGGCAGGCGCTCGAGACCGGACGTATCGATTATCTCGAGGAGTTGCGCGCGGAGATCCCCCGCGGCGTGGTCGAGCTGATGGCGATCCCGGGTGTCGGCCCCAAGACCGCCGCGCTCCTCTTTCACCGGCTTCAGGTCGATTCGGTCGAGCGGCTCGAGGCGCTCGCGCGGCAGGGCGCGCTCCTGGGTCTGCCCGGGATCAAACAGAAGACGGTCGACAATATCCTGAAGGGCATCCACGTCGTCAAGGCGGGGCGCGAGCGGATGCCGCTGGGACGGGCGCTGCCGCTGGCCCGTGAGCTGGTCCAGATCCTGGAAACGCTCCCCGATGTCAGGCAGATCAGCCTGGCCGGCAGCCTTCGGCGGATGCGCGAGACCGTCAAAGACTGTGATCTCCTGGCCACATCAACACATCCGGCCAAGGTCATGGCGGTCTTTACGTCGCTCCCACAGGTGGCCGAGGTCCTGCTTCAGGGCGACACCAAGGCGACCATCCGGCACCGCGAGGGGATCCAGGTCGATCTGCGGGTCGTCGAGCCGGACTGCTTCGGCGCGGCACTGCAGTACTTCACCGGTTCCAAGGCCCATAACATCCGGGTGCGCGAGCTGGCTGTCCGTAAGGGGCTGAAGGTCAGCGAGTACGGCGTCTTCAAAGAGGCGACCGGCCGGCGGATCGCCGGCGCCAGTGAAGAGGAGGTCTATCTGGCGGTGGGCCTGCCGTACATCCCGCCAGAGCTTCGGGAAGACGGGGGCGAAATCGAGGCGGCGCTCGACGGGCGGCTCCCCAACCTGCTGGAACTCCGCCACATTCGCGGCGATCTGCACGCCCACACCGACTGGACCGACGGCCATCACCCCTTGGAGGCGCTCATCGAAGCGGCCCAGCGGAAGGGGTACGAGTATATCATCGTCTCGGATCACTCCCACGCGGCTACCGTCGCCGGCGGCATCTCTGAGGCGCGACTGCTCGAACAGATCGGGCAGATTCGCACCCTCAGAAAGAAATACACCACGATCCGGATCCTGGCAGGGAGTGAGTGCGATATCCTGGCCGACGGCAGTCTCGATTTCCCGGACCGGGTGCTGGCCCAACTGGACATCGTGGTCTGCGCCATTCATTCCCGGTTCAAGCAGGATCGGGCCGGGATGACCGCCCGGATCGTCAAGGCGCTCAGCAATCCCTATGCCCACATCTTCGCCCATCCGACCGGCCGTCTGATCGGTGAGCGCGATCCCTACGACGTCGACCTGGAAGCGGTCATGGCGGCGGCCAGGCAGCACGGTAAGGCCCTGGAGATCAACGCCCAGCCGTCGCGCCTCGACCTGAACGACCACCATGCACGGCGCGCGAAGGAACTGGGCGTGAAACTCGCCATCAGCACCGATACCCACCTCCTGGATCAGCTCGACAACATGGCCCTCGGCGTCGCCGTCGCCCGCCGCGGGTGGATTGAGAGATCGGACGTCATCAATGCCTGGCCCGCAGACACACTCCTCGCCTGGGCCCGCAAGGATCGTCCACGCGTCGCCTAG
- a CDS encoding transcriptional regulator produces MPRNDQVTRQWQLLRQLEGARGATIEELAESLPDDVPKHPRTIRRDLAALESAGFPLLTERVEGQVRWKLMDGFRRIPTLAFSPTELMALIFSRDLLTPLEGTDIKAALDSALNKATAALPPHGHAYVRQLQGFFSVGLGPHKVYRHHQDTINRITQAITQFRSLQMRYYSASRNATTRREVDPYRLWYAAGALYLIAYCRWRREVRLFAVDRIRSLAITDHPYQMPLGFHVEAYVQDALVVMSGKPITVELLFSRSAAPWVKDRLWHPSQTLTPLKGGRLNMTLSVADSPELIGWILSFGGQVQVLTPTALAERVRDEARRILNHK; encoded by the coding sequence ATGCCGCGAAACGATCAGGTCACGCGCCAGTGGCAGCTTCTCCGACAGTTAGAAGGCGCCAGAGGCGCAACAATCGAGGAACTCGCCGAATCTCTGCCTGACGATGTGCCCAAACATCCCCGCACGATACGACGGGACCTCGCCGCCCTCGAGAGCGCCGGCTTTCCCCTCCTCACCGAGCGGGTCGAGGGGCAGGTCCGCTGGAAGCTGATGGACGGCTTCCGACGTATCCCGACCCTGGCGTTTTCGCCAACTGAACTCATGGCGCTGATCTTCAGTCGCGACCTGCTCACACCCCTGGAAGGGACCGACATCAAGGCCGCTCTTGACTCCGCCCTGAATAAGGCCACCGCAGCGCTCCCGCCGCACGGTCACGCGTACGTGCGGCAGTTGCAGGGCTTCTTCTCGGTCGGACTGGGTCCGCACAAGGTCTATCGACACCACCAAGACACCATTAATCGGATCACACAGGCCATTACCCAGTTCCGCAGCCTCCAGATGCGATATTACTCCGCGTCCCGCAACGCCACAACCCGCAGAGAGGTCGATCCCTACCGCCTCTGGTATGCGGCCGGCGCCCTGTACCTGATCGCCTACTGTCGCTGGCGCCGGGAGGTACGCCTGTTCGCCGTGGACCGTATCCGGTCCCTGGCCATCACGGATCATCCATACCAAATGCCCCTGGGCTTTCATGTCGAGGCGTATGTGCAGGATGCCCTGGTGGTCATGAGCGGGAAGCCGATCACGGTCGAGCTGCTGTTCAGTAGGTCCGCGGCCCCCTGGGTGAAGGATCGGCTGTGGCACCCGAGTCAGACCCTGACGCCGCTCAAGGGAGGACGGCTGAACATGACCCTCTCGGTCGCCGACTCACCCGAACTGATCGGATGGATTCTCAGCTTCGGCGGTCAGGTGCAGGTGCTCACGCCCACAGCCCTGGCCGAACGGGTCCGCGACGAGGCCCGGCGGATTCTCAATCACAAGTGA
- a CDS encoding VapC toxin family PIN domain ribonuclease: MSYSVDVNIFLYASDTSAPKHAEATRFLEQRVADPDLFCIAWSTIIAYLRITTHPRIFASPLSPSEALGNVESLLSLPRVRVLSEAEGFLDTYRGVTAHFPVRGNLVPDAHLAALLRQHGVRTLYTSDRDFRKFDFLDVADPFE, translated from the coding sequence ATGAGTTATTCGGTGGACGTCAACATCTTCCTTTACGCGTCGGATACGTCCGCCCCAAAGCATGCAGAAGCCACTCGCTTTTTGGAGCAGCGCGTTGCAGATCCGGACCTGTTCTGCATCGCGTGGTCCACGATCATAGCCTATCTCCGCATTACTACCCATCCGCGTATTTTCGCCAGCCCGCTTTCGCCCAGTGAAGCGCTCGGCAATGTCGAGTCGCTTCTCAGCCTGCCGCGCGTACGTGTACTCTCTGAGGCTGAGGGGTTCCTCGATACCTACCGTGGGGTGACCGCCCACTTCCCTGTACGCGGTAACCTCGTCCCCGACGCTCACCTGGCGGCCCTCCTCCGGCAGCACGGGGTACGCACGCTGTACACATCCGATCGGGACTTCAGGAAATTCGACTTCCTCGATGTTGCCGATCCCTTCGAATAG
- a CDS encoding antitoxin: protein MARTTLDIDTPLLRELKKLQAREGRSLGKIVSQLLAEALARRKPTPEPSKLHWTSHPMRALVDLSDKEAVYGVLDRDKR, encoded by the coding sequence ATGGCGCGAACGACCTTAGACATCGATACCCCACTGTTGAGAGAGCTCAAGAAGCTGCAGGCGCGGGAGGGGCGCTCCCTGGGCAAGATCGTGTCGCAGCTTCTGGCCGAAGCCTTGGCTCGTCGGAAGCCTACGCCCGAACCGTCCAAGCTTCACTGGACCTCCCACCCCATGCGTGCGCTGGTTGATCTCTCCGACAAAGAAGCGGTGTACGGCGTCCTGGACCGCGACAAGAGATGA
- a CDS encoding DNA-binding protein, with protein MPRKQVSTSQAVCLPAERIERSILMIRGERVMLDADLAELYGVETRVLVQAVKRNAERFPPDFAFELTAEEFNILRSQIVISRWGGRRYLPYAFTEHGIAMLSSVLHSPRAVRANIEIMRAFIRLRRMLASHQDLAKRLDELEQRYDAQFKTVFDAIRALMTNSDKPRRSIGFRVEEMAAMYGRRRRRASSR; from the coding sequence ATGCCGAGAAAGCAGGTGTCTACTTCACAAGCTGTCTGCCTCCCCGCCGAACGCATCGAGCGATCTATTCTCATGATCCGAGGCGAAAGGGTCATGCTTGATGCGGATCTTGCCGAGCTGTACGGGGTCGAGACGCGCGTGCTCGTCCAGGCCGTCAAGCGGAATGCCGAGCGTTTCCCGCCGGACTTCGCCTTCGAATTGACCGCAGAGGAGTTCAACATCTTGAGATCACAAATTGTGATCTCAAGATGGGGCGGCCGCCGGTATCTCCCCTATGCGTTTACAGAACATGGAATCGCCATGTTATCGAGTGTACTGCACAGCCCGCGAGCCGTGCGTGCGAACATTGAGATCATGCGCGCTTTTATCCGGCTTCGTCGGATGCTTGCCTCCCATCAAGACCTTGCCAAGCGACTGGACGAGTTAGAGCAGCGATACGACGCGCAATTCAAGACCGTATTTGATGCCATCCGCGCTCTGATGACCAACTCGGATAAGCCCCGCCGCTCGATCGGCTTCCGGGTCGAGGAGATGGCGGCGATGTACGGGAGGCGACGACGTCGCGCATCATCGCGGTGA
- a CDS encoding CRISPR-associated helicase/endonuclease Cas3, with protein sequence MDKVLTRLWAKTSTDGDGRWHPLILHMLDVAASADAILAREPQATRERMAAILGLGWEDARPWLLLVVACHDLGKACPGFQAKWPELLASTGLRLPRSPNTNIHHAFVSQIALAAWLQERGWPDELAELVADAVGCHHGSRASEKEKEKADAEIYVGGGDRLEAVRTGWTQARRDLLEALLEVFKPNTILSKQTLSGPDFMLLSGLTSFADWIGSDEDWFPFGSPEDCRDLEAWFQKRRTCADQAMSAIGWEPRTPLTKESKSFTDVFGFAPRPLQQAVDDALTELKNPAILLLEAPMGEGKTEAAFFAHLELQRSFGHRGLYVALPTKATGNAMFKRTLKFLSDQGMNRRLDLQLVHSGVLLNDTFQELKVSGIYDSEKGGEVRAGEWFTNKKRALLSEYGVGTVDQALLPILPVRHNFVRLWGLANRVVVFDEIHAYDAYTGTLLVHLLRWLLTLGSSVVLLSATLPPSIRRKLAEIVGSALPEPEKPYPRLSIFCPGEKPRQEHFQADPQRRLTVRLQGLQTDLPAMLAALEEGLADGGMGLALVNTVQRAQDLYQLFPEGERLEREGQCIGKRLSDGTEVLLFHARFPADRRQRHEDQALETFGESTNRTGRKILIATQVAEQSLDLDFDLIATDLAPIDLVLQRAGRLWRHARSSRPVSEPKLLVAGLAGEEPPSFGKPLWWGSVYREDIVLRTWILLREGERQTLILPDEIDTLVQEVYEEQVVVPEFLEERMNKAVLAEGEAISHRQRANQAIIGLPDDASWNDPARFVLYDEDEPGVHRTLMAQTRIGEDSAVAIPLWLEDGFDSQKTPNFAMSKAWFLRGVSLSQKSVVKKLKASGVPEGWKASPLLRNCFPLVLETDGRWTVDASVRLDDDLGLVYETKEPK encoded by the coding sequence ATGGATAAAGTATTGACAAGGCTTTGGGCGAAAACTTCCACGGATGGTGATGGTCGGTGGCATCCCCTTATCCTCCACATGTTGGATGTGGCCGCCAGCGCAGATGCCATCTTAGCGCGTGAACCCCAAGCCACTCGTGAAAGAATGGCGGCAATCCTTGGGCTGGGCTGGGAGGATGCCCGCCCGTGGTTGTTGCTCGTAGTGGCTTGCCATGACTTGGGAAAGGCTTGCCCTGGGTTTCAGGCTAAGTGGCCTGAACTGCTCGCTTCAACGGGACTGCGTCTGCCACGAAGTCCGAATACCAATATCCACCATGCGTTTGTGAGCCAGATTGCCCTGGCAGCATGGTTGCAAGAACGGGGATGGCCAGATGAATTGGCGGAGTTGGTAGCCGATGCAGTGGGGTGTCATCACGGAAGTCGGGCATCAGAAAAGGAAAAAGAAAAAGCTGATGCGGAAATATATGTCGGAGGGGGGGATCGACTCGAAGCAGTGCGGACAGGCTGGACTCAGGCCCGCCGTGACCTGTTAGAGGCTTTGCTGGAGGTTTTCAAGCCCAACACAATTCTCAGCAAGCAGACACTTTCTGGCCCTGACTTCATGTTGCTGTCTGGACTGACAAGCTTTGCCGACTGGATCGGCTCGGACGAAGACTGGTTCCCCTTCGGAAGCCCCGAAGACTGCAGAGATTTGGAAGCGTGGTTTCAAAAACGCAGAACCTGTGCTGACCAGGCTATGAGTGCAATCGGGTGGGAACCGAGAACCCCGCTGACCAAAGAATCAAAGTCTTTCACGGATGTCTTTGGCTTTGCGCCGCGCCCATTGCAACAGGCTGTTGACGATGCACTCACCGAGTTGAAAAACCCCGCCATTCTCCTGCTAGAAGCGCCCATGGGTGAGGGCAAGACCGAGGCAGCATTCTTCGCTCATCTGGAATTACAGCGGAGTTTTGGGCATCGCGGTCTGTATGTAGCCCTGCCAACTAAGGCCACGGGCAATGCCATGTTCAAGCGAACCCTAAAATTCTTGAGCGATCAAGGGATGAATCGAAGGCTTGATCTACAGCTTGTGCATAGTGGTGTGCTACTGAACGACACATTTCAGGAGCTGAAAGTATCAGGCATATACGATTCCGAGAAGGGAGGCGAAGTCCGTGCCGGAGAATGGTTCACGAACAAGAAACGGGCGCTACTCTCTGAATACGGAGTGGGAACGGTGGATCAGGCCCTTCTGCCCATTCTGCCGGTGCGACACAACTTCGTTCGCCTGTGGGGCCTTGCGAATCGCGTGGTCGTCTTCGACGAGATCCACGCCTATGATGCCTATACGGGCACGCTTCTGGTTCACCTGCTGCGATGGCTCCTGACGTTGGGGTCATCGGTGGTGCTTCTCTCCGCAACCCTGCCTCCATCGATTCGCCGCAAGTTGGCGGAGATAGTTGGTTCCGCGCTACCGGAACCTGAGAAGCCCTACCCCCGCTTATCTATCTTCTGTCCTGGTGAGAAACCACGCCAGGAACATTTTCAAGCTGACCCTCAACGCCGTTTGACGGTACGGCTACAGGGACTTCAGACAGATTTGCCAGCCATGCTTGCGGCGTTGGAGGAGGGTCTTGCCGATGGTGGCATGGGGCTGGCACTCGTCAATACAGTCCAGCGCGCTCAAGACCTATACCAACTCTTCCCCGAAGGCGAGCGGCTGGAGCGTGAAGGCCAGTGTATCGGCAAACGCCTGTCCGATGGCACGGAAGTGCTTCTCTTTCATGCTCGCTTCCCAGCAGACCGACGGCAGAGACACGAGGATCAGGCCTTGGAGACTTTTGGGGAATCCACGAATCGAACCGGTCGCAAAATCCTCATCGCCACCCAAGTGGCGGAACAGAGCCTGGACTTGGATTTCGATTTGATCGCAACCGACCTCGCACCTATCGACCTCGTGCTGCAACGTGCGGGGCGCTTGTGGCGGCATGCGAGATCATCCAGACCCGTTTCCGAACCGAAGCTACTGGTTGCGGGATTGGCTGGCGAAGAACCACCCTCGTTCGGAAAACCTCTCTGGTGGGGATCGGTGTACCGTGAGGACATTGTGTTACGAACCTGGATTCTGCTTCGAGAAGGAGAGAGACAGACTTTGATACTTCCAGATGAGATCGACACCTTGGTACAAGAGGTCTATGAAGAGCAGGTGGTCGTGCCAGAGTTTCTAGAAGAGCGGATGAACAAGGCAGTGCTTGCCGAGGGAGAAGCCATATCTCATCGTCAGCGAGCAAACCAGGCAATCATCGGGTTGCCCGACGACGCATCCTGGAACGACCCAGCGAGGTTCGTGCTTTATGACGAAGACGAACCCGGCGTCCATCGAACCCTCATGGCCCAAACCAGGATTGGCGAAGACTCGGCTGTGGCGATCCCGTTATGGTTGGAAGACGGATTCGATTCTCAGAAGACGCCAAACTTCGCAATGTCCAAAGCGTGGTTTCTTCGGGGCGTCAGTCTTTCGCAGAAGTCGGTAGTCAAGAAACTGAAGGCGTCGGGGGTACCAGAGGGCTGGAAGGCATCGCCGCTCTTGCGCAATTGCTTTCCCCTAGTACTAGAAACCGATGGTCGTTGGACAGTAGACGCGTCGGTGCGACTTGATGATGACTTGGGATTGGTGTACGAGACGAAGGAGCCCAAATGA